tattgaattttattttgagtcagaaattataattatttttttaacagtattttgaatctttaaaaataactataaatgaCAATCACTACATTTTTCACCAGAAAGATGCagtgttaatattttgttacattatattggtaatattgtatttttattaagctttttatttctgtatttgtaaattatatatttctaaattattatgcAGTTTATGAAATCATTTAGCTGCATTACAATGAGGATCATcaataaattcacaaaataattgaaaaggTGCATTAATTTACTAAAATTATCATTCAATTGTTGTTAATAATGTTAtacattaattgcattaaaacatttaactttaaaatatagtatttctaaattatatattctaaatatacaaattttacTGGGTATtgatgtgtattatttttatatttacgcTAATTGTATcatgatacattttatatacagtatagtcTTGaaactgtcattaaaaaaaagtctagttatatacaggaataaattacagataAGAGATTTCAAGCGTTCCACTGTCCTGAATATAATGGAAAAAATTACAtctttatatatagtttttgaaaGTTATACAGTAAAACCTAtatcgtaaaaaaaataaaatgtagaatagctgtttttttaatatcttgtaatttattcctgtgacatgatccttcagaaaccgttctaatatactgatcaaaatcttttctaacatcataaatgtctttgttaCTTTCAGTGAAGGTAATATCTTTTTCAACTAATAAGTGAGTTAAACGTTTGATTGCAGTTTGTCAGTGGTGCTAAAGAAATCTGCTTCATGCTCTGGAGAGGAGGATACTGGGCCGATTTCATCAATCCACTGTCGGGGAAAGCTGTAAGTATCAGTCCGAGCAGATGAAACATTCATGTACCTACATCCATAAGTGACCTCAAATATTTACTACTTCACGAAAACCCCGCAGTTTTTCGGCGATCAGCCGCCGGACTCTCTTCTCCAGCGTCACGCTGAGCGTCACGCGGGCTTCCACATCGAGGACCTGGCGTCCTGCACGCTCATACGCCACGTCTTCAAGGGGACGTCCACGTTCGTCTTGACGCTCATCACTAACGCACCTTCCAACAGTCTGATCATGGAGAGACTGCAGGGACACTCCGGCGCCTCAGAGGACAAAGACTGACGGACGCCTGCAAACTCTACCACAACAACGTACTGTTTCTTGTAGGAGAGGTTTTTGAACGCACACTTGCTGGTCGTGACGttacaaaatgtgtttgagAGTAACCGCTGTTACGAGCTGATTCAATcaacacacacagcagaaatgctaatttatttaaacaacaacaaaaaaagaacaatacaaTAAACGCGTTTAAATTTCCGAAGTGAATACACATGGTGCTTTACAAAAACATCAGCAGCCTTTGAGAGAACGTACCGTCGGCAAAACGTCGTCTAGAGTCGGGACGTCTGAAAGAGAGGAAACACAAACCAGTTAGTGCCGCAAGGTTTTTAATGACTAGAACAGAATACTACTCAATGAACTGTTCATTTCCGTTTGACTGATTCTTGTCTTGCTGAAtgtgaataaagttttttctcACCCAGTGTTTGCAGAAGTTCCAGGATGAATGTGTGGAAAACTGGGAAGAATTCCTCATGATCCTTCAGCTTTAAGATGATGCTGCGAAATACAAATGGCGCCTTCTTGTTTAAATGGTTCCTGAATTTAAAGAAAACTAGAAGCTTTACTTTTTTCTAAaccattttttcataaataaaacccAACAATAATTCAACAATAAACAGAGTATATGTCAGCATCAACTTAGATCACAaaggaattttaaaaaatgtaatcaatcgAAAACTGCACACATCATCTCGTTTCCATTCTGACCAGCTTTAAGATGGGAGTTAAATAATGGTGCACATACAAGTAACTGGACAAGcacaaatgttaacaaattgcATTGCATCCTTCATTTAAATACTCTCCTACCATAGATTTACACATTGGTaagtcaccaaaaaaaaaaaaatgtctacaCCTTTTGAGTGCTACTTTTAAAGATACGTAAATTGAACATTATTTTGATGCAtggaattaaatgtttaaataaatatataaccttTCAGAAACCACTCTTACGTAAACTCAAGTAATGAATTAAACCGCGAAGGTACAGTAAAAATTGGTCACAGTTGATAAATAGAtatcataaaattaaatttgaagcATTGCAACGTTTCTTGATCTTCGTGTCATCAGAGCTTATGGTCAACTCCAAATGTTGAAAATTGGGAATTACTGCATTAACTGATACTAGTGTCAAGCTAaccttaatataaaatgttaaagaatAGGTTTACAGACATCTGAGCACAAAAACGAAAACACTGAGAGGGACGTACCTTTCAATGTCACTGCTTTCCAGAAGGCTGTGGAGCTCCTGACCCGCTACGCTTCCTGACTGCATCACGACCGCAGCTACCTTGTTGACGACCTCGCTAGGGGGCGCTTTATCATCTAGATATAACAACATCAATTCAGAGAGGAAGACGAAGGTCACATGTCTATGGGAACTATGAAACCCTCCAAAGATGTCTCGGCATATCTCGATCTCAGTACCCAAGTCCAGAAGATCTCTGAGGTTTCTCATGGCGTTGTTCATCTCGCCCAGCTTGGTGTAGACCTCGTTCATGCGAGGATAGATTCCTGTCAGCGATGGAGCATCAAAGAGCTTCTGGAAGTGGGCAACCATGGACTCCAGGGTGTGTCTGGTGGGGCTCCGCAGAACCTGAAGAGCATTGTGAGCATCTTCAGCGGATGGACCTTCAAGCGCACGAAATGTTGCTTTCAGGAGAAGTACCTGGTCATCTGATGCCGTCTCATCGAGCAGAGTGTCAACGATCAGCAGCAAATCTTCCACCCGCACAGGACCCGAAGGTGTGGTGATGCTGCCCTCTGGCTGCCATGGCAACAACCTCTTCACCAATCGGACAAGGGCACGGTGAAGATCCTATTgaaccaaacaaaacacattcaaacaaGAGTTGGGCGACATTTCTGTTTGAGCTTTGCTTCATATGAAGTCGACAGTATAAAATGTACCATTTtgggcgatttttttttttgcgtgggtaaaatttagttttttttgtttctagaaCAATTCAGTGCAAAATCTGGTAGCATAGACTTCTACTGAAATCACAGAATTTTGTCAGGTTGAGGCTGAAAATTTTTTCCAAGCAGATTTTGCATTAGGTTCAACCATTTGCatagatttctgttttaattattattattgaaattattgaattttgtcctcaaaaaaaaaatttgccaAACGTAAATGTGACGGCACCTTTAGTtaaattcatttcagttcaaaatTTGACTCACTGCTAGAGAGGTTAGCTGCTGGCTCCaaatctccagggtggaagCAATCAGGTCAAACTCCGCCTCCCTGCTGAGTTTGAGGTTGGTTTGCGTACGCTGTCTCAGCAAACCCAAAGGAGCCCTGGGATTGGTCAGGACTGTGGTGATGTCATGCAGGATCTGTAGATGACATCAGATTGCGATGATGTCGGTAATGCATAGGCTACATGGAATTGTCATTACATCGTGAGCTCATTACGTAAAGCTCAAGTTTTGTTTTCAAGGTTTGTTTCATGTAGCTCATTTGTCACATTGAAGACGGTCGACCTCATTGTGGGACACGTAATACTGCAAATTTAAGTGTTTTGGAAAACGGTTTTAGTTCATATTCTGTGTGTATATTAGCACACCGAAAAACAGCATGCTATTCAAACTCTGATAAATATCACCTTCTCCAGCTTGAAGGCAGATTCGGCTTGTTTGCATTGAAGCTTCACAGCAGAAGTGAGGTGACTGACATCTTGCACATTGAGCTCCTTACAAACACTCTGGAAAACAAGCAGAAACATCAGACCTTTTAGTACAGTTGATATATTGTATTAACCATTACTGATATTTTAAAGAgtcagttcaccccaaaatggtAATTGTCATTACTTGTtcgtttatcttcagaacacaagttaagatatttttgatgaagtcCTGGAGCTATTTGACCcatttgtgttcagaaaattaatgaaggtcttatgggtttggatcgacatgagggtgaatgactgaattttcattttgggctgaACTAAATCTTTGAATTGAACAAAAGAATTTTGGATTTAGTTTACTTTTATCTTTACGTACTATAAGGAGTCTCTTGCAGTTCAAGGCATCTAGGTGCTGGATTCCTGTGTTATCTGTATTTAGCGTCTCTCGTGAGTCCAGCGTTTTGAGGGCTTCAGATGATCTATTTAACAAGTGATTCATCAGCTTGGTTCATTAGAAGAACTGTTTGTTCGCGTCAGATCTCACCTGATGTTGCTCTGCTGAATGATTCGATCCATGCGTCTCAACTGCTGTTTGCaggttttcatttcttttgtggtggGTCTAAAATGTGCAACATTAAAAACGTCACCAACTATAAATGCATAACAATAGTCACGGCTACAAAAGTCCACCATCAACCTGGACTCCAGATCTTCTTTTAAGCGCTGGATTTCGCTCCTGAGTTCTTCTCGCTGAGCTTTGGTCTCCTTCAGCTGCTCCTGGTACGACTGGAGATGAGCAGAATCACGTGTGCGTGTCAGGATCGAGAAcagaaatcaaatatttctctttGTGATACCTTTAAAAGGGCCTTATGGCTGGAAGACGTGTCGGCGGCGGAGTTCTTTTGGGAGTTTGAGGAGTCCTTCTCTCCAGAGCTACTTTTATATAATCTGCAGGAAAAGATAAAGCTGATGTTAGAGGAATTTACATTTCGAATTAAAATGGGCATCTTTCATACACTTACTTCAGTTCGTTTCGTAGATGTTGCAGTTGGGACTCGTACTCGTCGATGATGTCCAAAATCCTGCAGAGGAACATTAACAGTGTCAGCTTTTACACGCAGTTAAAATGTGACCCtcgaccacaaaaccagtcataagtcacacgggtatatttgtagcaatggctaacaatacattgtattgtTATATGCTTAGCAATATAGTACATATTGtatagtaatattcattgctaaggacttcaattttaaaaaggtaattttctcaatgtttcgatgtttttttacattttttacaccctttaatttaatttttattttttaaaatagtatctCAGCCAAACATTGTCAAATCCTAACAAAGGTTCAgcttttagattatatttaaatctcaatttaagaaaaaattacCCTTATGACAAATTTGGTGTTCCTGGGtcacaaatgtctttttttaaattgatagatacttgatttttaaaaaatagacagaaatgactggtcaataaaaataaaggaactcaataaaattttaataaaataaaaaaaatgtatataaatgcataaattatatttacaaaacagtaaaatagaaatgaatcaattgaaagattaattttaatagAACTTAGACAATCTTCTACAGTATAAAATATGGTcctcaaaataaagaaatactttaAACCAGTGAACTTAATCactgatatttttctttttcatttgggAATAAtgaaagcataataataataataacaacaacactaCTACAATTGTCCATTTTTGATAACTTGGAGTTGGTCACAATCACTAAATAATtctaatttactttaaataaaaaaattacacggagcaaataataataataatattcaatggAAAATGTTCTACAaatttattgcattcattttttagaaatgaaGCATGCTGTTTAATAGAAATACAGCAGCATGTTCAGAGGCCGCTGATTATAACTGATGCCGATCCCATGATCCTCTCCGGCACTCACTGCGGGTCGGTGCTGGAGTCGAGTCGGGCTGATCTGCGGTGGATCTGTTGAAAGGCCTGATTCTGTTGGGCCACGCGTCTCTCCTCCTCCCTCACGACGTACTGGAGCTTCTTCTGCAGCTGAGTCACCTGCTCCTTCTCCTGAGACAGCTTCTGCTCCAGAGACTGACAGCGTTTCTGAAAACACACATCCAACACTACTGATCCTGAcgcccagagagagagagaggtgctTCACGCCTTCGCCCCACCAGTACCTCAGCATCTCTCCTCTCCTGCTGCAGCTGTTGGAACTGGCTGCGCTGTTGGGCCGCTTTACCGACGTACGAGTCCTCTAGGTCTTGGACTTTGACCTTCACCCCGTCCAGGATGCCCTCCAGCTCGGCGGCCCTCTGAGACTGACGGGCGGCCCGCGTCTGATGCTGCTGCACTTCCTCTCTGAAAAGCACACAGGCATCTTTACGCGCAGTTTTCGCGCTCGCTATGTTGTGGAATGAGCTGGGAACCCGTCAGCGGATCTCATCTCCTTCCACTCGTCCTGCATTACATTACACCGCAGCAGATGGCCAGCGCTGCCGCTCTCCAGGGCTTTACATTATTGAGCGCGTGCTGACAGAAGCGACATGTCCAGGAGACGTCCCGGGAGAGACCACAAGCGCTAAACAGTTCAAATATTAAAGAGTCTTTCGAATATCTATGCTGAAATTCCAATAAAGAAAGGAATGActcatttcacacaaaaatgagaGATTACAGTGTATTTTGTATCAACAAAAAAGTACATACTTTTTTtgacaattaagcacatttacCTCTGAAGTTCAAATTACTGCAAACATAACATTTGCATTATAGCAACAAAAAAGTTTGTTGTTTCATCTTGTTGAAAACTTTAAATAAGCAtgcatgtcatttaaaattgtcaaacgattaagcacatccaaaataaaagtttttgtttacataatgtgtgtgcactgtgcatat
This window of the Puntigrus tetrazona isolate hp1 chromosome 22, ASM1883169v1, whole genome shotgun sequence genome carries:
- the cep70 gene encoding centrosomal protein of 70 kDa isoform X2 — translated: MRDSRTESQACPVQNKSAKLVQALRLEMMEQQEQKEWDAVNRLLQHHGFKPVSFADPTENKNLAELVLLERKSASEVRLMLKTMLSDSERRQGLIQELIQSNSQLKEEVQQHQTRAARQSQRAAELEGILDGVKVKVQDLEDSYVGKAAQQRSQFQQLQQERRDAEKRCQSLEQKLSQEKEQVTQLQKKLQYVVREEERRVAQQNQAFQQIHRRSARLDSSTDPQILDIIDEYESQLQHLRNELKLYKSSSGEKDSSNSQKNSAADTSSSHKALLKSYQEQLKETKAQREELRSEIQRLKEDLESRLMVDFCSRDYCYAFIVGDVFNVAHFRPTTKEMKTCKQQLRRMDRIIQQSNIRSSEALKTLDSRETLNTDNTGIQHLDALNCKRLLISVCKELNVQDVSHLTSAVKLQCKQAESAFKLEKILHDITTVLTNPRAPLGLLRQRTQTNLKLSREAEFDLIASTLEIWSQQLTSLADLHRALVRLVKRLLPWQPEGSITTPSGPVRVEDLLLIVDTLLDETASDDQVLRSPTRHTLESMVAHFQKLFDAPSLTGIYPRMNEVYTKLGEMNNAMRNLRDLLDLDDKAPPSEVVNKVAAVVMQSGSVAGQELHSLLESSDIERNHLNKKAPFVFRSIILKLKDHEEFFPVFHTFILELLQTLDVPTLDDVLPTVRSLKGC
- the cep70 gene encoding centrosomal protein of 70 kDa isoform X6 — its product is MRDSRTESQACPVQNKSAKLVQALRLEMMEQQEQKEWDAVNRLLQHHGFKPVSFADPTENKNLAELVLLERKSASEVRLMLKTMLSDSERRQGLIQELIQSNSQLKEEVQQHQTRAARQSQRAAELEGILDGVKVKVQDLEDSYVGKAAQQRSQFQQLQQERRDAEKRCQSLEQKLSQEKEQVTQLQKKLQYVVREEERRVAQQNQAFQQIHRRSARLDSSTDPQILDIIDEYESQLQHLRNELKLYKSSSGEKDSSNSQKNSAADTSSSHKALLKSYQEQLKETKAQREELRSEIQRLKEDLESRLMVDFCSRDYCYAFIVGDVFNVAHFRPTTKEMKTCKQQLRRMDRIIQQSNIRSSEALKTLDSRETLNTDNTGIQHLDALNCKRLLISVCKELNVQDVSHLTSAVKLQCKQAESAFKLEKILHDITTVLTNPRAPLGLLRQRTQTNLKLSREAEFDLIASTLEIWSQQLTSLADLHRALVRLVKRLLPWQPEGSITTPSGPVRVEDLLLIVDTLLDETASDDQVLRSPTRHTLESMVAHFQKLFDAPSLTGIYPRMNEVYTKLGEMNNAMRNLRDLLDLDDKAPPSEVVNKVAAVVMQSGSVAGQELHSLLESSDIESIILKLKDHEEFFPVFHTFILELLQTLDVPTLDDVLPTVRSLKGC
- the cep70 gene encoding centrosomal protein of 70 kDa isoform X10 → MRDSRTESQACPVQNKSAKLVQALRLEMMEQQEQKEWDAVNRLLQHHGFKPVSFADPTENKNLAELVLLERKSASEVRLMLKTMLSDSERRQGLIQELIQSNSQLKEEVQQHQTRAARQSQRAAELEGILDGVKVKVQDLEDSYVGKAAQQRSQFQQLQQERRDAEKRCQSLEQKLSQEKEQVTQLQKKLQYVVREEERRVAQQNQAFQQIHRRSARLDSSTDPQILDIIDEYESQLQHLRNELKLYKSSSGEKDSSNSQKNSAADTSSSHKALLKSYQEQLKETKAQREELRSEIQRLKEDLESRPTTKEMKTCKQQLRRMDRIIQQSNIRSSEALKTLDSRETLNTDNTGIQHLDALNCKRLLISVCKELNVQDVSHLTSAVKLQCKQAESAFKLEKILHDITTVLTNPRAPLGLLRQRTQTNLKLSREAEFDLIASTLEIWSQQLTSLADLHRALVRLVKRLLPWQPEGSITTPSGPVRVEDLLLIVDTLLDETASDDQVLRSPTRHTLESMVAHFQKLFDAPSLTGIYPRMNEVYTKLGEMNNAMRNLRDLLDLDDKAPPSEVVNKVAAVVMQSGSVAGQELHSLLESSDIESIILKLKDHEEFFPVFHTFILELLQTLDVPTLDDVLPTVRSLKGC
- the cep70 gene encoding centrosomal protein of 70 kDa isoform X8; translated protein: MMEQQEQKEWDAVNRLLQHHGFKPVSFADPTENKNLAELVLLERKSASEVRLMLKTMLSDSERRQGLIQELIQSNSQLKEEVQQHQTRAARQSQRAAELEGILDGVKVKVQDLEDSYVGKAAQQRSQFQQLQQERRDAEKRCQSLEQKLSQEKEQVTQLQKKLQYVVREEERRVAQQNQAFQQIHRRSARLDSSTDPQILDIIDEYESQLQHLRNELKLYKSSSGEKDSSNSQKNSAADTSSSHKALLKSYQEQLKETKAQREELRSEIQRLKEDLESRLMVDFCSRDYCYAFIVGDVFNVAHFRPTTKEMKTCKQQLRRMDRIIQQSNIRSSEALKTLDSRETLNTDNTGIQHLDALNCKRLLISVCKELNVQDVSHLTSAVKLQCKQAESAFKLEKILHDITTVLTNPRAPLGLLRQRTQTNLKLSREAEFDLIASTLEIWSQQLTSLADLHRALVRLVKRLLPWQPEGSITTPSGPVRVEDLLLIVDTLLDETASDDQVLRSPTRHTLESMVAHFQKLFDAPSLTGIYPRMNEVYTKLGEMNNAMRNLRDLLDLDDKAPPSEVVNKVAAVVMQSGSVAGQELHSLLESSDIERNHLNKKAPFVFRSIILKLKDHEEFFPVFHTFILELLQTLGEKKLYSHSARQESVKRK
- the cep70 gene encoding centrosomal protein of 70 kDa isoform X7; amino-acid sequence: MRDSRTESQACPVQNKSAKLVQALRLEMMEQQEQKEWDAVNRLLQHHGFKPVSFADPTENKNLAELVLLERKSASEVRLMLKTMLSDSERRQGLIQELIQSNSQLKEEVQQHQTRAARQSQRAAELEGILDGVKVKVQDLEDSYVGKAAQQRSQFQQLQQERRDAEKRCQSLEQKLSQEKEQVTQLQKKLQYVVREEERRVAQQNQAFQQIHRRSARLDSSTDPQILDIIDEYESQLQHLRNELKLYKSSSGEKDSSNSQKNSAADTSSSHKALLKSYQEQLKETKAQREELRSEIQRLKEDLESRPTTKEMKTCKQQLRRMDRIIQQSNIRSSEALKTLDSRETLNTDNTGIQHLDALNCKRLLISVCKELNVQDVSHLTSAVKLQCKQAESAFKLEKILHDITTVLTNPRAPLGLLRQRTQTNLKLSREAEFDLIASTLEIWSQQLTSLADLHRALVRLVKRLLPWQPEGSITTPSGPVRVEDLLLIVDTLLDETASDDQVLRSPTRHTLESMVAHFQKLFDAPSLTGIYPRMNEVYTKLGEMNNAMRNLRDLLDLDDKAPPSEVVNKVAAVVMQSGSVAGQELHSLLESSDIERNHLNKKAPFVFRSIILKLKDHEEFFPVFHTFILELLQTLGEKKLYSHSARQESVKRK
- the cep70 gene encoding centrosomal protein of 70 kDa isoform X1, which codes for MRDSRTESQACPVQNKSAKLVQALRLEMMEQQEQKEWDAVNRLLQHHGFKPVSFADPTENKNLAELVLLERKSASEVRLMLKTMLSDSERRQGLIQELIQSNSQLKEEVQQHQTRAARQSQRAAELEGILDGVKVKVQDLEDSYVGKAAQQRSQFQQLQQERRDAEKRCQSLEQKLSQEKEQVTQLQKKLQYVVREEERRVAQQNQAFQQIHRRSARLDSSTDPQILDIIDEYESQLQHLRNELKLYKSSSGEKDSSNSQKNSAADTSSSHKALLKSYQEQLKETKAQREELRSEIQRLKEDLESRLMVDFCSRDYCYAFIVGDVFNVAHFRPTTKEMKTCKQQLRRMDRIIQQSNIRSSEALKTLDSRETLNTDNTGIQHLDALNCKRLLISVCKELNVQDVSHLTSAVKLQCKQAESAFKLEKILHDITTVLTNPRAPLGLLRQRTQTNLKLSREAEFDLIASTLEIWSQQLTSLADLHRALVRLVKRLLPWQPEGSITTPSGPVRVEDLLLIVDTLLDETASDDQVLRSPTRHTLESMVAHFQKLFDAPSLTGIYPRMNEVYTKLGEMNNAMRNLRDLLDLDDKAPPSEVVNKVAAVVMQSGSVAGQELHSLLESSDIERNHLNKKAPFVFRSIILKLKDHEEFFPVFHTFILELLQTLGEKKLYSHSARQESVKRK
- the cep70 gene encoding centrosomal protein of 70 kDa isoform X3, whose product is MRDSRTESQACPVQNKSAKLVQALRLEMMEQEQKEWDAVNRLLQHHGFKPVSFADPTENKNLAELVLLERKSASEVRLMLKTMLSDSERRQGLIQELIQSNSQLKEEVQQHQTRAARQSQRAAELEGILDGVKVKVQDLEDSYVGKAAQQRSQFQQLQQERRDAEKRCQSLEQKLSQEKEQVTQLQKKLQYVVREEERRVAQQNQAFQQIHRRSARLDSSTDPQILDIIDEYESQLQHLRNELKLYKSSSGEKDSSNSQKNSAADTSSSHKALLKSYQEQLKETKAQREELRSEIQRLKEDLESRLMVDFCSRDYCYAFIVGDVFNVAHFRPTTKEMKTCKQQLRRMDRIIQQSNIRSSEALKTLDSRETLNTDNTGIQHLDALNCKRLLISVCKELNVQDVSHLTSAVKLQCKQAESAFKLEKILHDITTVLTNPRAPLGLLRQRTQTNLKLSREAEFDLIASTLEIWSQQLTSLADLHRALVRLVKRLLPWQPEGSITTPSGPVRVEDLLLIVDTLLDETASDDQVLRSPTRHTLESMVAHFQKLFDAPSLTGIYPRMNEVYTKLGEMNNAMRNLRDLLDLDDKAPPSEVVNKVAAVVMQSGSVAGQELHSLLESSDIERNHLNKKAPFVFRSIILKLKDHEEFFPVFHTFILELLQTLGEKKLYSHSARQESVKRK
- the cep70 gene encoding centrosomal protein of 70 kDa isoform X5 produces the protein MRDSRTESQACPVQNKSAKLVQEQKEWDAVNRLLQHHGFKPVSFADPTENKNLAELVLLERKSASEVRLMLKTMLSDSERRQGLIQELIQSNSQLKEEVQQHQTRAARQSQRAAELEGILDGVKVKVQDLEDSYVGKAAQQRSQFQQLQQERRDAEKRCQSLEQKLSQEKEQVTQLQKKLQYVVREEERRVAQQNQAFQQIHRRSARLDSSTDPQILDIIDEYESQLQHLRNELKLYKSSSGEKDSSNSQKNSAADTSSSHKALLKSYQEQLKETKAQREELRSEIQRLKEDLESRLMVDFCSRDYCYAFIVGDVFNVAHFRPTTKEMKTCKQQLRRMDRIIQQSNIRSSEALKTLDSRETLNTDNTGIQHLDALNCKRLLISVCKELNVQDVSHLTSAVKLQCKQAESAFKLEKILHDITTVLTNPRAPLGLLRQRTQTNLKLSREAEFDLIASTLEIWSQQLTSLADLHRALVRLVKRLLPWQPEGSITTPSGPVRVEDLLLIVDTLLDETASDDQVLRSPTRHTLESMVAHFQKLFDAPSLTGIYPRMNEVYTKLGEMNNAMRNLRDLLDLDDKAPPSEVVNKVAAVVMQSGSVAGQELHSLLESSDIERNHLNKKAPFVFRSIILKLKDHEEFFPVFHTFILELLQTLGEKKLYSHSARQESVKRK
- the cep70 gene encoding centrosomal protein of 70 kDa isoform X4 codes for the protein MRDSRTESQACPVQNKSAKLVQQEQKEWDAVNRLLQHHGFKPVSFADPTENKNLAELVLLERKSASEVRLMLKTMLSDSERRQGLIQELIQSNSQLKEEVQQHQTRAARQSQRAAELEGILDGVKVKVQDLEDSYVGKAAQQRSQFQQLQQERRDAEKRCQSLEQKLSQEKEQVTQLQKKLQYVVREEERRVAQQNQAFQQIHRRSARLDSSTDPQILDIIDEYESQLQHLRNELKLYKSSSGEKDSSNSQKNSAADTSSSHKALLKSYQEQLKETKAQREELRSEIQRLKEDLESRLMVDFCSRDYCYAFIVGDVFNVAHFRPTTKEMKTCKQQLRRMDRIIQQSNIRSSEALKTLDSRETLNTDNTGIQHLDALNCKRLLISVCKELNVQDVSHLTSAVKLQCKQAESAFKLEKILHDITTVLTNPRAPLGLLRQRTQTNLKLSREAEFDLIASTLEIWSQQLTSLADLHRALVRLVKRLLPWQPEGSITTPSGPVRVEDLLLIVDTLLDETASDDQVLRSPTRHTLESMVAHFQKLFDAPSLTGIYPRMNEVYTKLGEMNNAMRNLRDLLDLDDKAPPSEVVNKVAAVVMQSGSVAGQELHSLLESSDIERNHLNKKAPFVFRSIILKLKDHEEFFPVFHTFILELLQTLGEKKLYSHSARQESVKRK
- the cep70 gene encoding centrosomal protein of 70 kDa isoform X9, whose product is MMEQEQKEWDAVNRLLQHHGFKPVSFADPTENKNLAELVLLERKSASEVRLMLKTMLSDSERRQGLIQELIQSNSQLKEEVQQHQTRAARQSQRAAELEGILDGVKVKVQDLEDSYVGKAAQQRSQFQQLQQERRDAEKRCQSLEQKLSQEKEQVTQLQKKLQYVVREEERRVAQQNQAFQQIHRRSARLDSSTDPQILDIIDEYESQLQHLRNELKLYKSSSGEKDSSNSQKNSAADTSSSHKALLKSYQEQLKETKAQREELRSEIQRLKEDLESRLMVDFCSRDYCYAFIVGDVFNVAHFRPTTKEMKTCKQQLRRMDRIIQQSNIRSSEALKTLDSRETLNTDNTGIQHLDALNCKRLLISVCKELNVQDVSHLTSAVKLQCKQAESAFKLEKILHDITTVLTNPRAPLGLLRQRTQTNLKLSREAEFDLIASTLEIWSQQLTSLADLHRALVRLVKRLLPWQPEGSITTPSGPVRVEDLLLIVDTLLDETASDDQVLRSPTRHTLESMVAHFQKLFDAPSLTGIYPRMNEVYTKLGEMNNAMRNLRDLLDLDDKAPPSEVVNKVAAVVMQSGSVAGQELHSLLESSDIERNHLNKKAPFVFRSIILKLKDHEEFFPVFHTFILELLQTLGEKKLYSHSARQESVKRK